From Scyliorhinus torazame isolate Kashiwa2021f chromosome 23, sScyTor2.1, whole genome shotgun sequence, the proteins below share one genomic window:
- the LOC140399641 gene encoding uncharacterized protein, whose product MEEGEEKMKVQGPAPRPRKMLPAAIRAILRPPAGRGGVRRRCRPGQRGFICSDCGKTFEHSCHFERHLRVHTGERPFKCPTCEKDFNHKSNLVRHERTHTGERPFQCQTCGKEFSQPSNLVKHQLTHTGEKPFRCQTCGRDFSRLSNLATHQRTHTGEKPFRCPVCLKDFSQSSILRRHQRTHTKEKKYRCVVYGGGPRGGRHLLVHGSSDASELEVGHLQLGGSEQPETVQLDEAKSPDLSDVELFICSECGKSFKTMGMLERHQEEHEEGGAPPGTDR is encoded by the exons ATGGAGGAAGGGGAGGAGAAGATGAAAGTCCAGGGGCCGGCTCCCCGGCCGAGGAAGATGCTGCCGGCCGCCATCCGGGCTATCCTGCGGCCTCCGGCCGGGCGGGGGGGCGTGCGGCGGCGCTGCCGGCCCGGCCAGCGGGGTTTTATCTGCTCGGACTGCGGCAAGACGTTCGAGCACTCCTGCCACTTTGAGCGGCACCTGCGGGTCCACACGGGCGAGAGGCCGTTCAAGTGCCCGACCTGCGAGAAGGACTTCAACCACAAGTCGAACCTGGTGCGGCACGAACGCACCCACACGGGCGAGCGGCCCTTCCAGTGCCAGACCTGCGGCAAGGAGTTCAGCCAGCCCTCCAACCTGGTCAAGCACCAGCTGACCCACACGGGCGAGAAGCCCTTCCGCTGCCAGACCTGCGGCCGCGACTTCAGCCGCCTCTCCAACCTGGCCACCCACCAGCGCACCCACACGGGCGAGAAGCCCTTCCGCTGCCCCGTCTGCCTCAAGGACTTCAgccagtcctccatcctccggcggcACCAGCGCACCCACACCAAGGAGAAGAAGTACCGGTGCGTGGTGTACGGGGGCGGCCCCCGCGGCGGGAGGCACCTCCTGGTCCACGGCAGCAGCGACGCCAG TGAGTTGGAGGTGGGCCACCTCCAGCTGGGCGGCTCGGAGCAGCCGGAGACGGTGCAGCTGGACGAGGCGAAGAGCCCCGACCTCTCCGACGTGGAGCTGTTCATCTGCTCCGAATGTGGCAAAAGCTTCAAGACCATGGGCATGTTGGAGAGGCaccaggaggaacacgaggaggggggcGCCCCGCCTGGCACCGATCGTTAG